One genomic window of Pirellulales bacterium includes the following:
- the dnaJ gene encoding molecular chaperone DnaJ, producing the protein MAKKRDYYEVLGVERTVTDKQISAAYRKLAIKFHPDKNQGDEDAVRKFKEAAEAFEVLSDSDKRSRYDRFGHAGIDGASGGAPHFNDVNDIFEAFGGIFGDGVLGDLFGRSRGGRRSTKGGDVRCDVSLDLLEAARGVTKTVQFERHEQCTTCEGSGARKGTKPETCQYCGGRGQVVQSAGIFRMQTTCPSCHGAGSIIREACTSCRGQGYVRQKVTREVQIPAGVDNDVRLRLSAEGDPDPHGGQRGDCYCFLHVKEHPLFRRDGRNLICQVPITFSQAALGAVIDVPTLDGKEELDIPAGSATGEVFTLRGRGMPAPHARGKGDLLVQIHIEVPTALTPRQEELLRELAEEERANVTPHRQSFFEKLRKYFVPEDGAQVDD; encoded by the coding sequence ATGGCCAAGAAACGCGACTATTACGAGGTCCTTGGGGTCGAGCGTACCGTCACGGACAAACAGATCTCGGCCGCGTACCGCAAGCTGGCGATCAAGTTTCATCCCGACAAGAATCAGGGAGACGAGGACGCGGTCCGTAAGTTCAAGGAAGCTGCCGAGGCATTTGAAGTCCTCAGCGATTCCGACAAGCGGTCGCGCTACGATCGGTTCGGCCATGCCGGGATTGATGGTGCCAGTGGCGGGGCACCCCACTTTAATGACGTCAACGATATCTTCGAAGCCTTCGGTGGTATTTTCGGCGACGGTGTATTAGGCGACCTGTTTGGACGCAGCCGTGGGGGACGTCGATCCACAAAAGGAGGCGACGTTCGCTGTGACGTCTCGCTCGACCTATTGGAGGCCGCCCGCGGGGTTACCAAAACGGTTCAATTCGAGCGACACGAGCAATGCACAACGTGCGAAGGGAGCGGTGCTCGCAAAGGGACCAAGCCCGAGACATGCCAATATTGCGGTGGCCGTGGTCAGGTCGTGCAGTCAGCCGGCATCTTTCGCATGCAGACGACCTGCCCTTCGTGCCATGGTGCCGGCAGCATCATTCGCGAGGCCTGCACGAGCTGTCGCGGCCAAGGCTACGTGCGGCAGAAGGTCACGCGCGAGGTGCAGATTCCGGCGGGCGTAGACAACGACGTGCGGCTGCGATTGTCGGCAGAAGGCGATCCGGATCCGCACGGCGGTCAACGCGGCGATTGTTATTGCTTCCTGCACGTCAAGGAGCACCCCCTCTTTCGGCGCGACGGACGCAATTTGATCTGTCAGGTGCCGATCACATTCTCGCAAGCGGCGCTCGGTGCCGTAATCGACGTGCCGACCCTGGATGGCAAGGAGGAGCTCGACATACCTGCTGGCTCCGCCACGGGCGAAGTGTTTACCCTGCGAGGTCGTGGTATGCCGGCCCCGCATGCACGTGGTAAGGGAGACTTGCTCGTGCAGATACATATCGAAGTCCCCACGGCCCTAACGCCGCGACAGGAAGAACTGTTGCGTGAGTTGGCCGAGGAAGAGCGTGCCAACGTCACTCCACATCGCCAGAGCTTCTTCGAGAAGCTGCGGAAGTACTTCGTTCCTGAGGACGGCGCCCAGGTCGACGATTAA
- the groL gene encoding chaperonin GroEL (60 kDa chaperone family; promotes refolding of misfolded polypeptides especially under stressful conditions; forms two stacked rings of heptamers to form a barrel-shaped 14mer; ends can be capped by GroES; misfolded proteins enter the barrel where they are refolded when GroES binds), with translation MPKQLLFEDHARAKLLKGVEKLANAVAITMGPTGRNVIINKSFGGPTVTKDGVTVSKEVDLEDHFENLGAKLVNEVASKTSDIAGDGTTTATVLARAIFKEGTRNIAAGSNPMAVRRGIDKAVEAAIEHLRSLGKPVSSKEEIAQVGSISANNDRTIGDLLANAMEKVGKDGVITVEEGKGTETTLELVEGMQFDKGFISPYFINKPAEMECLLENALILIHEKKIGNLRELIPLLEKTSQAGKPLLIIAEDVEGEALATLVVNKLRGILNICAVKAPGFGDRRKAMLGDIACLTGGTLISEDLGLKLENLGLEHLGRAKQIKVDKNDTTIVQGAGKPDEIKTRIQQIRNQIEATESEYDREKFQERLAKLTGGVAIISVGASSEADMKQKKARVEDALHATRAAVEEGILPGGGVALLRCHDSVEKVRGSARGDEKIGVDIVLHALEAPMKQIVDNCGIDGSVVVDEVSRKAANIGYDANKGEYVDMFKAGVIDPLKVVRSALSNAASISALMLTTEALVTNLDKEEKGKHRVEGSVR, from the coding sequence GTGCCTAAACAATTGCTGTTCGAAGATCACGCCCGAGCCAAGCTGCTCAAGGGCGTCGAGAAGTTGGCTAACGCCGTGGCCATTACGATGGGGCCGACTGGCCGAAACGTGATCATCAACAAGTCGTTCGGCGGTCCGACCGTGACGAAAGACGGTGTCACCGTAAGCAAGGAAGTTGATCTCGAAGATCACTTCGAGAATCTCGGTGCAAAGCTCGTCAACGAAGTTGCCTCAAAGACGTCGGACATCGCCGGGGACGGCACAACGACCGCCACGGTTTTGGCCCGGGCCATCTTCAAGGAAGGCACCCGCAACATCGCCGCTGGCAGCAATCCGATGGCCGTCCGCCGCGGAATCGACAAGGCCGTCGAGGCAGCGATTGAGCACTTGCGGTCGCTCGGCAAGCCCGTGTCCAGCAAGGAGGAGATTGCCCAGGTCGGGTCGATCAGCGCCAATAACGACCGCACGATTGGCGACCTGTTGGCCAACGCCATGGAAAAGGTTGGCAAGGACGGCGTGATCACCGTCGAAGAGGGCAAGGGGACCGAGACCACGCTCGAGCTGGTCGAGGGCATGCAGTTCGACAAGGGGTTCATCTCGCCGTATTTCATCAACAAGCCAGCCGAGATGGAATGCTTGTTGGAAAATGCTTTGATTCTGATCCACGAAAAGAAGATCGGTAACCTCCGCGAGCTGATCCCCCTGTTGGAAAAGACAAGTCAGGCCGGCAAGCCGCTGTTGATCATTGCCGAGGATGTCGAGGGCGAGGCTCTGGCAACTTTGGTAGTCAATAAGTTGCGTGGCATTCTCAATATCTGTGCAGTCAAGGCGCCGGGCTTCGGCGACCGCCGCAAGGCGATGCTGGGTGATATTGCCTGCCTCACCGGCGGCACGCTCATTAGTGAAGACCTGGGTCTGAAGCTCGAAAATCTCGGGCTTGAGCATCTCGGTCGCGCCAAGCAGATCAAGGTCGACAAGAACGATACCACGATCGTGCAGGGTGCCGGCAAGCCGGACGAGATCAAGACCCGCATCCAGCAGATTCGCAACCAAATCGAGGCCACCGAGAGCGAGTACGACCGTGAGAAGTTCCAGGAGCGCCTGGCCAAACTCACCGGTGGCGTAGCAATCATCTCGGTTGGTGCCAGTAGCGAAGCCGACATGAAGCAGAAGAAGGCCCGCGTCGAGGACGCGCTGCACGCCACGCGTGCCGCAGTCGAGGAAGGCATTCTGCCCGGTGGTGGTGTCGCCCTACTGCGATGCCACGACTCTGTGGAGAAGGTCCGTGGCTCGGCCCGCGGCGACGAGAAGATCGGCGTCGATATCGTGTTGCACGCGTTGGAAGCTCCGATGAAGCAGATTGTGGATAACTGCGGCATCGACGGTTCGGTCGTCGTCGACGAGGTCAGTCGCAAGGCTGCCAACATCGGCTACGATGCCAACAAAGGAGAGTATGTTGACATGTTCAAGGCGGGCGTCATCGACCCCTTGAAGGTTGTCCGCAGTGCGCTCTCGAATGCGGCCAGCATCTCGGCGTTGATGTTGACGACCGAGGCGCTCGTTACTAACCTCGACAAGGAAGAGAAGGGCAAGCACCGCGTCGAAGGAAGCGTGCGATAA
- the yacG gene encoding DNA gyrase inhibitor YacG, with protein MALVRCPICNRVFESGESQAMPFCSSRCRQVDLGRWLDESYGLPFEPEQEPSDDLKSDY; from the coding sequence ATGGCCCTGGTGCGCTGTCCCATTTGCAATCGCGTATTCGAGTCTGGCGAATCCCAGGCGATGCCGTTTTGCAGTTCGCGTTGCCGGCAAGTCGATTTGGGCCGATGGCTCGACGAGAGTTATGGTTTGCCGTTTGAGCCCGAACAGGAACCGTCGGACGACTTGAAGTCTGATTATTAG
- the groL gene encoding chaperonin GroEL (60 kDa chaperone family; promotes refolding of misfolded polypeptides especially under stressful conditions; forms two stacked rings of heptamers to form a barrel-shaped 14mer; ends can be capped by GroES; misfolded proteins enter the barrel where they are refolded when GroES binds), giving the protein MVFDDEARQPLLAGVAKLARAVRSTLGPRGRNAVLDKGWGSPKVTKDGVTVAEDIELEDPYENLGAQLVKEAASKTNDVAGDGTTTATVLAEAIFREGLKMIAAGADPMALSRGIHKATDAVIEAVKKLATPINEKNKTEIKQIATIAGNGDSSVGEVLADAFLKVGKDGVITVEEGKHSETTVEVVEGMQFDRGYLSPHFVTNQDKQTVELENCQILIYEEKISSAKSLVPLLEAISKAGKPLLIIAEDVEGEALATLVVNKMRGILNVAAVKAPGYGDRRKAMLGDLAVLTGGTAIFKDLGIQLDAVKISDLGRVKKLIIDAENTTIVGGAGKKADIDGRAEQIRREIGVTDSDYDREKLQERLAKLAGGVAQINCGAATETEMKERKALLEDAKAATQAALEEGIVPGGGVALIRSEKALDKLELTGDEALGARIIRNVLDYPLRAIADNAGVDGAVVVNRVRQLKGKNEGYDADKAQYCDLVEAGIIDPAKVVRTALQNAASVAALLLTTESLVTEIPKEEEEGGDHHAHDHGMGGMGGMGGGMGGMGGMGGMDMGGMGM; this is encoded by the coding sequence ATGGTGTTCGACGACGAGGCACGCCAGCCATTGTTGGCAGGTGTTGCAAAGCTTGCCCGAGCGGTGCGTAGTACGCTAGGCCCCCGAGGCCGTAACGCGGTCCTCGATAAGGGTTGGGGGTCACCCAAGGTTACCAAAGACGGTGTGACCGTCGCCGAAGACATCGAACTCGAGGATCCGTACGAGAACCTCGGAGCGCAGCTCGTTAAAGAAGCCGCCAGCAAGACCAACGACGTTGCAGGCGACGGAACAACGACTGCCACTGTTCTAGCCGAAGCCATCTTCCGTGAGGGCCTGAAGATGATTGCCGCTGGTGCCGATCCCATGGCACTGTCCCGCGGCATTCACAAAGCAACCGATGCGGTCATCGAGGCCGTCAAGAAGCTGGCCACCCCAATCAACGAGAAGAACAAGACCGAGATCAAGCAAATCGCCACGATCGCGGGCAACGGCGACAGCAGTGTCGGCGAAGTCTTAGCCGACGCCTTTCTGAAAGTCGGCAAGGACGGGGTGATCACCGTTGAAGAAGGCAAGCATTCTGAGACCACGGTTGAAGTGGTCGAGGGTATGCAGTTTGATCGTGGCTACCTCTCGCCGCATTTTGTCACCAACCAGGATAAGCAGACGGTCGAGCTTGAGAACTGTCAGATCCTGATCTACGAAGAAAAGATCTCCAGTGCCAAAAGCCTGGTGCCGTTGTTGGAGGCCATTAGCAAGGCCGGCAAGCCGCTGTTGATTATTGCCGAGGATGTCGAAGGCGAAGCGTTGGCCACCTTGGTGGTGAACAAGATGCGCGGCATTCTCAACGTGGCAGCCGTCAAGGCGCCGGGCTACGGCGATCGCCGTAAGGCGATGCTGGGCGATTTGGCGGTTTTGACCGGTGGCACGGCAATCTTCAAGGATCTGGGGATTCAACTCGATGCCGTCAAGATCAGCGATCTCGGACGTGTGAAGAAACTGATCATCGACGCCGAGAACACGACCATCGTTGGCGGCGCTGGCAAGAAGGCCGACATCGACGGCCGTGCCGAGCAAATCCGTCGCGAGATCGGTGTCACCGACAGCGACTACGATCGCGAGAAACTGCAAGAGCGTTTGGCCAAACTGGCCGGCGGTGTCGCACAGATCAACTGCGGTGCAGCAACCGAGACCGAGATGAAAGAGCGCAAGGCATTGCTTGAGGACGCCAAGGCCGCCACGCAGGCTGCCTTGGAAGAAGGTATCGTTCCGGGCGGCGGCGTTGCCCTGATCCGCAGCGAGAAGGCGCTCGACAAGCTGGAACTGACTGGTGATGAGGCCCTCGGTGCCCGCATCATTCGCAATGTGCTCGATTACCCACTCCGCGCGATCGCCGATAACGCCGGCGTCGACGGTGCCGTAGTCGTCAATCGTGTGCGTCAGCTCAAGGGTAAGAACGAGGGCTACGACGCCGACAAGGCGCAATACTGCGATCTGGTCGAGGCTGGGATCATCGATCCGGCCAAGGTCGTGCGGACCGCACTGCAAAATGCCGCCAGTGTCGCTGCCCTGCTGCTAACCACTGAATCGCTCGTGACCGAGATTCCTAAGGAAGAGGAAGAGGGTGGCGATCATCACGCCCACGACCACGGTATGGGTGGCATGGGCGGAATGGGAGGCGGCATGGGAGGTATGGGTGGCATGGGCGGCATGGACATGGGTGGCATGGGCATGTAG
- the grpE gene encoding nucleotide exchange factor GrpE — MCDNKHNSERDADDLAPSVPFGDDQMLGENADAGGGDAAELRAQLHEAKDRALRLQAEWDNYRKRARRELDDERRYADLRLLGDLLPVLDNIGRAIDAAAKSTEGGGLLEGFKLVKQQLDNVLMKHNCTRIDALHKPFDPHLHEAILQQPTTEFPPHTVLMVTQEGYQLHDRVIRPAQVIVAAPAASN, encoded by the coding sequence ATGTGTGATAACAAACACAATAGTGAACGAGACGCCGACGATTTGGCACCTTCGGTGCCTTTCGGCGACGATCAGATGCTCGGTGAAAACGCCGACGCCGGGGGCGGCGATGCCGCGGAACTTCGCGCTCAGTTGCACGAAGCCAAGGATCGCGCGTTGCGCTTGCAAGCCGAGTGGGATAACTATCGCAAGAGGGCCCGCCGCGAGTTGGATGACGAACGCCGCTATGCGGACCTGCGGTTACTCGGCGATCTGTTGCCCGTGCTGGACAACATTGGCCGCGCGATCGATGCCGCCGCAAAGTCGACCGAAGGCGGAGGTCTTCTGGAGGGATTCAAGCTGGTCAAGCAGCAGTTAGATAATGTGTTGATGAAACATAATTGCACTCGCATCGACGCCCTGCACAAGCCCTTTGACCCGCATTTGCACGAAGCCATCTTGCAGCAACCGACGACGGAATTCCCTCCCCATACAGTGCTGATGGTGACGCAGGAAGGTTATCAGTTGCACGATCGCGTGATTCGTCCGGCGCAGGTCATCGTGGCCGCGCCGGCCGCATCGAACTAA
- the groES gene encoding co-chaperone GroES — protein MKNVKLRPLDDRVVVEPREAEHTTAGGIVLPETAKEKPQRGKVVSVGPGKLLDSGNRGSLSVSVGDEVIYGKYSGTEIELDGREVKILRETDILAKVVS, from the coding sequence ATGAAAAACGTTAAGCTTCGTCCCCTGGACGATCGTGTCGTTGTTGAGCCTCGCGAGGCAGAGCACACAACCGCAGGCGGCATCGTGCTGCCGGAAACGGCCAAAGAGAAACCACAACGTGGCAAGGTCGTTTCTGTCGGACCGGGCAAGCTGCTGGATAGCGGAAATCGCGGATCGCTGTCTGTCTCCGTCGGAGACGAAGTGATCTATGGCAAGTACTCCGGAACCGAGATTGAGCTGGATGGGCGCGAGGTGAAGATCCTCCGCGAGACCGACATCCTGGCCAAGGTTGTGAGCTAA
- a CDS encoding zinc ribbon domain-containing protein, translating to MPTYDYVCDGCGHAFELFQGINDAVKKKCPKCGKQKLRRLFGTGAAIVFKGSGFYTTDYRSDSYKKRAAADKPASDSKSSDNKSSESKSSSSEKGSSGDKSSKKSKSGD from the coding sequence ATGCCCACTTACGATTATGTGTGCGATGGTTGCGGCCACGCCTTTGAATTGTTTCAAGGGATCAACGACGCCGTGAAGAAGAAATGCCCCAAATGCGGCAAACAAAAGTTGCGGCGATTGTTTGGCACAGGCGCCGCGATCGTCTTCAAAGGATCGGGCTTTTATACTACCGACTACCGTAGCGATTCGTACAAAAAGCGCGCCGCGGCAGACAAGCCCGCCAGCGACTCGAAAAGCTCAGACAATAAATCGTCCGAAAGCAAAAGTTCGTCGAGCGAGAAGGGTTCGTCTGGCGACAAGAGTAGCAAGAAATCGAAGTCCGGCGACTGA